In Prionailurus viverrinus isolate Anna chromosome F2, UM_Priviv_1.0, whole genome shotgun sequence, the sequence CCACACCAGCCTCACAGTCAGCCCCAGGTGGAAAGCCCAGATCCGGGCCACGAGGTGCATCGGCTCCCACAGCCACGGCTGCCCCTGGAGGAAGCGCTCTGCCCTCCCCGACGCACGGTGCAGGTGCCGTGAGGGCCCTGGCCGGCCTGCCACAGCTTCACAGGAGCCAAGACAGGTCCGGGCCCGCAGGAGTCGCTGGTGGGTGCAGGGAGCACAGGAAGGCCGGGTGGGGCTTGTGGTGCTGCTGCTGTGGTGAGCCTTGGGTCTGGCCTGCTCAAGGTCAGCGGGGTCACAGCTTCGGGGCAGGCTAATGAGCTTTGAAAGGCCTCTCTGGGACCCAGGGAGGGCCTGTGGGcttggccccctcccccccacacacactgagGGGGTCAAGCCAGGTAGGCTGGGGCTTGGGGTGTGGCCTAGGTCAGCTGGCatgtcccccctccccaggaaTGCCCATTACCTCTGTTTGTGGGGAAAAGGATGACAGACAGAAGGATGCCCGGTCTCCAGAGCCCCCCCGCCGCAGGCCCCAGTGGCGATGCCCACACCCACGTCTGCAGGCTGGCTCAGAGATGCCCCTGAGAGACAGCTCTGAGGAGGAGCCCAGCCAAAGGCACACCTCCTCCGGGACCCTCATTCCCGAGTCGGACTCGTGATCTCAGAGACA encodes:
- the LOC125156366 gene encoding translation initiation factor IF-2-like translates to MVPGTVPGLEAGRDAPPTRGLSRVGAGVPLASTGSQRRAQRQLTSEGSESKYLGTGARPTPASQSAPGGKPRSGPRGASAPTATAAPGGSALPSPTHGAGAVRALAGLPQLHRSQDRSGPAGVAGMPITSVCGEKDDRQKDARSPEPPRRRPQWRCPHPRLQAGSEMPLRDSSEEEPSQRHTSSGTLIPESDS